From a region of the Arachis ipaensis cultivar K30076 chromosome B09, Araip1.1, whole genome shotgun sequence genome:
- the LOC110266823 gene encoding uncharacterized protein LOC110266823, giving the protein MGLLTAKGDINDFSRNGKKSIYIVVELDDMEGHDKIRCTLWEEFVTKLVKHIEKQKTSEYIIIMQFAKFNMFKGTLGISNTNYNSILYINLDFQEVKDFRKRIIMFGVPFSNQLSKIAADPAYNLEDDLLNQSTYKPICELKELFEDGSFVTIGTIVALDSNNGWWYKGCKQCFHSLKEADNSYHCTICDTFPTSHTPRYSINLRVADDTNTTSFIIYDKEATKFFGSTASELRLAQLTRGGINEKYPIELDSFKNKKFLFKVSVKIEDINSFQPCKIIVIKICGEISIIFAFVDKYNIYDKNLGSENSELMSIQTGSTYTIKGSSSSSAEILGDDNNDSFTTPKNGLIPTGLSEKLIDLYPANVSSSKCRKVIIDEEGMVEKLHED; this is encoded by the exons ATGGGACTGCTCACTGCTAAAGGAGATATTAATGATTTCtcaagaaatggaaagaaatcaATCTACATCGTGGTCGAGCTAGATGACATGGA GGGACATGACAAGATCAGGTGCACCCTATGGGAGGAATTTGTTACAAAATTGGTCAAACATATTGAGAAACAGAAAACCTCTGAGTATATTATCATTATGCAGTTTGCAAAATTCAACATGTTCAAAG GGACTTTGGGTATATCAAATACCAATTATAATTCCATTCTTTATATCAATCTTGACTTTCAAGAGGTTAAGGATTTCAGAAAAAG AATTATAATGTTCGGAGTCCCTTTTTCAAATCAGTTGAGCAAAATTGCTGCAGATCCTGCCTACAATCTTGAAGATGATCTCCTTAACCAATCCACATATAAGCCTATATGCGAGCTGAAAGAGTTATTTGAG GATGGTTCATTTGTTACTATTGGAACTATTGTTGCCCTCGATTCAAATAATGGTTGGTGGTATAAGGGATGTAAACAATGTTTTCATTCACTAAAAGAAGCTGATAATTCTTATCATTGTACTATTTGTGATACTTTTCCAACCTCTCATACTCCAAG GTATAGCATTAATTTAAGGGTTGCCGATGACACGAACACAACATCATTTATTATATATGACAAGGAAGCAACTAAATTCTTTGGATCTACTGCTTCTGAACTTAGGCTTGCTCAGTTAACCAGG GGTGGGATAAATGAGAAATATCCCATTGAGTTGGACTCCTTTAAGAATAAGAAGTTCTTATTCAAGGTTTCTGTTAAGATTGAAGATATTAATTCCTTCCAACCATGCAAGATAATAGTCATAAAGATATGTGGAGAGATTTCTATTATTTTTGCCTTTGTGGACAAGTATAACATATACGAT AAAAACCTTGGTTCTGAGAATTCTGAACTTATGAGCATCCAAACTGGTTCAACTTATACTATTAAG ggatcttcttcttcatctgcaGAGATTTTGGGTGATGATAATAATGACTCATTCACAACACCAAAGAACGGATTAATTCCTACTGGATTGTCAGAAAAGTTGATTGATCTGTATCCTGCTAATGTCTCATCATCCAAGTGTAGAAAAGTTATTATTGATGAAGAGGGAATGGTTGAAAAACTTCATGAAGATTAG